Proteins encoded within one genomic window of Amycolatopsis sp. 2-15:
- a CDS encoding dienelactone hydrolase family protein, whose protein sequence is MAVRLGGQDPFIPRSDVAVVESAVAGHPGAEIHVQEDAGHAFHNRVAPMFYRPEAAARAWELTVEFLQRTLPA, encoded by the coding sequence ATGGCAGTCCGCCTCGGGGGGCAGGATCCGTTCATTCCGCGTTCGGATGTTGCTGTGGTCGAGTCAGCGGTCGCCGGGCATCCGGGGGCGGAAATCCATGTGCAGGAGGACGCCGGACATGCCTTCCACAACCGGGTGGCGCCGATGTTCTACCGGCCGGAAGCCGCTGCTCGCGCTTGGGAGCTGACGGTGGAGTTCCTGCAGCGGACCCTACCGGCTTGA
- a CDS encoding MBL fold metallo-hydrolase, producing the protein MLNQVADGVWVRQSEWVWSNAIVVRGDDGLVLVDPGISGAELDALADDVARLGVPVVAGFATHPHWDHLLWHSRFGDVPRYATATCAEVATGARERAQAMAAESASGVPLELVALVTPLPADGGSLPGELVEHDAHAAGHAAVLLADRGVLLAGDMLSDVLIPLLDPRRPGQADAYAAALDRLAEAARHVDVLVPGHGSVAEGPEVAARLTADRAYLDALRSGAEPVDARLEQDWLAGPHQANVARCSAG; encoded by the coding sequence ATGCTGAATCAGGTGGCCGACGGCGTCTGGGTGCGGCAGAGCGAATGGGTCTGGAGCAACGCCATCGTGGTGCGCGGGGACGACGGCCTCGTCCTGGTCGATCCCGGCATCAGCGGCGCCGAGCTGGACGCGCTCGCCGACGACGTGGCGCGCCTCGGCGTCCCGGTGGTCGCCGGGTTCGCGACCCACCCCCACTGGGACCACCTGCTCTGGCACTCCCGCTTCGGCGACGTCCCGCGCTACGCCACCGCCACTTGCGCCGAAGTCGCGACCGGAGCCCGGGAGCGAGCGCAGGCGATGGCCGCGGAGAGCGCGTCGGGTGTCCCGCTCGAGCTGGTCGCGCTGGTCACCCCGCTGCCCGCGGACGGGGGCTCGCTGCCGGGCGAGCTCGTGGAGCACGACGCGCACGCCGCCGGCCACGCCGCGGTCCTCCTCGCGGACCGCGGCGTCCTGCTCGCCGGCGACATGCTCTCCGACGTCCTGATCCCCCTGCTGGACCCCCGCCGCCCCGGCCAAGCCGACGCCTACGCGGCGGCACTCGACCGCCTGGCCGAAGCGGCCCGGCACGTCGACGTCCTGGTCCCCGGCCACGGCTCCGTCGCCGAGGGGCCTGAGGTGGCGGCCCGCCTCACCGCCGATCGTGCGTACCTCGACGCGCTGCGGAGCGGAGCGGAACCGGTCGACGCGCGTCTTGAACAGGACTGGCTCGCAGGCCCGCACCAGGCGAACGTGGCCCGATGCTCAGCCGGATGA